One segment of Arthrobacter sp. MMS18-M83 DNA contains the following:
- a CDS encoding MDR family MFS transporter: MSKATPARAAGEVLTHRQTLTVMVGLMLGMFLSSLDQTIVSTSIYTIANDLDGLSLQAWATTAYLITSTVSTPLYGKLSDIFGRRPLYLAAILIFLAGSLYAGSVHSMTELAIARGIQGMGAGGLLALALTIIGDIVALKDRAKYQGYFMSVFGVSSVLGPVVGGAFAGSSNILGFDGWRWVFFINLPIGLAALAVVFLYLHLPAKHVKQKIDYWGAAAITLAIVPLLLVAEQGRSWGWTSVNSWICYGLGFVGIVAFLLVEKRAGDYALIPLRLFKNITFGLSSLLNFIIGIGMFGAIAMLPMYLQLVKGLTPTEAGLMMITFTVGILFGSITAGRTISASGVFRIFPILGTAILTAAAVVMGLSLGVDTGLWVPGLIAVFFGMGLGFCMQPLTLAMQVSVPPKDMGVGTSTAAFFRSMGGAVGTAVFISMLFSLAADKIASGMKDAIGNADYLKVLKDPAVAADPANAKLYDFFKNGASNDSLNDTSWLHHANPVLTRPITEGFAQSIDAVMLTAAALTGLAFLISFALPNKKLTDPKAAAKESVSAH, from the coding sequence ATGTCCAAAGCCACGCCCGCTCGGGCCGCCGGTGAGGTCCTGACGCACCGTCAGACGCTCACCGTCATGGTGGGCCTCATGCTCGGCATGTTCCTGTCCTCCCTGGATCAGACCATCGTGTCCACGTCCATTTACACGATCGCCAACGACCTCGATGGCCTGTCCTTGCAGGCATGGGCCACCACGGCGTACCTCATCACGTCCACGGTGAGCACTCCGCTGTACGGCAAGCTCAGCGACATCTTCGGCCGCCGCCCGCTCTACCTGGCCGCGATCCTGATCTTCCTGGCCGGTTCCTTGTATGCCGGTTCGGTGCACTCCATGACCGAGCTCGCCATTGCCCGCGGTATCCAAGGCATGGGCGCCGGCGGTCTGCTGGCCCTCGCCCTGACCATCATCGGCGACATCGTTGCCCTCAAGGACCGCGCAAAGTACCAGGGCTATTTCATGTCCGTCTTTGGCGTTTCCTCGGTCCTCGGTCCCGTGGTCGGCGGCGCTTTCGCTGGCTCGTCCAACATCCTCGGCTTCGACGGCTGGCGCTGGGTCTTCTTCATCAACCTGCCCATAGGCCTGGCCGCCTTGGCCGTGGTGTTCCTTTATCTGCACCTGCCCGCGAAGCACGTCAAGCAGAAGATCGACTATTGGGGCGCGGCAGCCATCACCTTGGCAATCGTTCCGCTGCTCCTCGTGGCAGAACAGGGACGCAGCTGGGGCTGGACCTCCGTCAACTCTTGGATCTGCTACGGGCTGGGCTTCGTCGGTATCGTCGCGTTCCTGCTGGTTGAGAAGCGCGCAGGCGACTACGCTCTGATTCCCCTGCGGCTCTTCAAGAACATCACCTTCGGCCTGTCCTCCCTGCTGAACTTCATCATCGGCATCGGCATGTTCGGGGCCATCGCGATGCTCCCCATGTACCTGCAGCTGGTCAAGGGCCTCACCCCCACCGAGGCCGGCCTCATGATGATCACCTTCACAGTGGGTATCCTCTTCGGTTCCATTACAGCGGGACGAACCATCTCGGCGTCCGGCGTTTTCCGGATCTTCCCGATTCTCGGCACGGCCATCTTGACGGCGGCTGCGGTTGTCATGGGCCTGTCCCTTGGCGTGGACACCGGCTTGTGGGTTCCCGGCCTGATCGCCGTGTTCTTCGGCATGGGCCTCGGCTTCTGCATGCAGCCACTCACCCTCGCCATGCAGGTGTCCGTACCGCCGAAGGATATGGGCGTGGGCACCTCCACCGCGGCGTTCTTCCGTTCCATGGGCGGCGCCGTGGGTACCGCAGTGTTCATCTCGATGCTCTTCAGCCTGGCGGCCGACAAGATCGCCTCGGGCATGAAGGATGCCATCGGGAACGCGGACTACCTCAAGGTGCTCAAGGATCCCGCGGTTGCCGCCGATCCCGCCAACGCCAAGCTGTACGACTTCTTCAAGAACGGCGCCAGCAACGATTCGCTGAACGACACCAGCTGGCTGCACCACGCCAACCCGGTGCTCACCCGGCCTATCACCGAGGGTTTCGCGCAGTCGATCGACGCCGTCATGCTGACCGCAGCGGCGCTGACCGGCCTTGCCTTCCTGATCAGCTTCGCCCTGCCGAACAAGAAGCTGACCGACCCGAAGGCGGCAGCAAAGGAATCAGTCTCGGCCCACTAG
- a CDS encoding GNAT family N-acetyltransferase: MSHANPGVKPLLSMVLDEGVFTLRRAHWEDLPAILRLLAADQLGSSRENAEDVGPYLQAFQQINEDPAQLLVVGHLNGACVATFQLSFIPGLARKGSLRCQIEAVRVAAELRDHGVGAAMMQWAIEEARSRGCTMVQLTSDKSRKDAHRFYERLGFVASHEGLKLAL, translated from the coding sequence ATGAGTCACGCAAATCCAGGAGTAAAGCCGCTGTTGAGCATGGTTCTGGACGAAGGAGTCTTCACCCTCCGCCGGGCCCACTGGGAGGACCTCCCCGCCATTCTGAGATTGCTCGCAGCTGATCAATTGGGCAGCTCCCGCGAAAACGCCGAGGACGTTGGCCCCTATCTGCAGGCGTTCCAGCAGATCAACGAGGATCCCGCCCAATTGTTGGTGGTGGGCCATTTGAACGGTGCCTGCGTGGCAACCTTCCAACTGAGCTTCATTCCGGGCTTGGCGCGGAAGGGCTCGCTCCGCTGCCAGATCGAGGCCGTGCGTGTCGCCGCCGAGCTGCGGGACCATGGCGTTGGTGCGGCAATGATGCAGTGGGCCATCGAAGAGGCCAGGAGCCGTGGTTGCACCATGGTCCAGCTCACCAGCGACAAATCCCGCAAGGACGCCCATCGCTTCTATGAACGGCTGGGCTTCGTGGCCAGTCACGAGGGATTGAAGCTGGCGCTGTAG
- a CDS encoding TetR/AcrR family transcriptional regulator yields the protein MSEPNSLEPYSLDLAAGLPQMAAAPTTPRQQLRYARILKTAAGFAQRQFDTVSLSDVSTRAHVPLGTLYRYFPSTVHLMLAVYRQQLRELNDAKPASSRCSQQELTGLGMEIFHMRVMQPAVEHCLSRTWDTRDGDIPVLLRDIEVLSAEMVTSAIGDAGRARILLHVISGLVQSVNCRRISLFDAEKDLKNACKLIADA from the coding sequence ATGTCCGAACCGAACTCCCTGGAACCGTATTCGCTGGATCTGGCCGCGGGGTTGCCCCAGATGGCGGCTGCTCCCACCACGCCGAGACAGCAACTGCGCTACGCCCGGATACTGAAGACTGCCGCAGGTTTCGCCCAGCGGCAGTTCGATACTGTGAGCCTTTCGGACGTATCCACCAGGGCCCACGTTCCGCTGGGGACGCTCTACCGCTACTTCCCGTCTACGGTCCATCTGATGCTCGCGGTCTACCGGCAGCAGCTACGGGAACTCAATGACGCCAAGCCGGCGTCTTCGCGGTGCAGCCAGCAGGAACTCACCGGTCTGGGGATGGAGATTTTCCACATGCGGGTCATGCAGCCCGCCGTCGAACACTGTCTTTCCCGCACGTGGGATACCCGCGACGGTGACATCCCGGTGCTTTTGCGAGACATCGAAGTGCTCTCTGCCGAGATGGTCACGTCGGCGATCGGCGACGCTGGCAGGGCGCGGATTCTGTTGCACGTGATCAGTGGTCTGGTCCAGTCGGTCAACTGCCGTCGGATCTCGCTTTTCGATGCCGAGAAGGACCTGAAGAACGCCTGCAAGTTGATTGCGGACGCGTAG
- a CDS encoding MFS transporter, whose protein sequence is MSLSDLPGSLPERPVTDPAHDPAQTQGSTTALAEPVERVRALWVTGVVLVNVGINAAFFGPIQVLLGQQAIHFDEGQKEAILALVTGSGAAVSLVANPLFGAFSDRTTSRFGRRVPWVLFGAILGAAALIALAGAPNVAVMALLWCLVQAGCNGAYAALTAAIPDRVPVPQRGTVGGLAAMGQTVGILAGAVIASVVSGNFALGYIVCAAALLAGVVLYLFKNDDVPLSAETRPPFKLGTFAKGFWISPVKYPDFAWAWLTRLLVNVGNHMVTLYLLFFLKDAVHLEEMQGIKPELGVLILTGLYALMVIVTSVVGGAISDRMGKRKPLVIISSIVISLAALILGLDPTWTGAIAGAVVLGIGFGAYLAVDFALITQVLPTALDRGRDLGVINVANSLPQVIAPLIAYPFVAFWGGYISLYVAAAVIGLLGAVFVVKIKGVA, encoded by the coding sequence ATGAGCCTGTCCGATCTGCCTGGTTCATTGCCTGAAAGGCCCGTGACGGATCCTGCCCACGATCCTGCCCAAACACAAGGGTCGACGACGGCGCTCGCCGAGCCCGTAGAGCGCGTCCGCGCCTTGTGGGTCACCGGAGTGGTGCTGGTCAATGTTGGTATCAATGCTGCCTTCTTCGGCCCCATTCAGGTGCTGCTTGGGCAGCAGGCCATCCACTTTGACGAAGGCCAGAAGGAAGCCATTCTCGCCCTCGTCACGGGGTCCGGCGCCGCGGTTTCCCTGGTGGCGAATCCCCTGTTCGGTGCCTTCAGCGACCGCACCACGTCACGCTTCGGACGGCGCGTCCCGTGGGTGCTCTTTGGTGCCATTCTCGGCGCGGCAGCCCTGATAGCCCTGGCAGGCGCGCCCAACGTCGCTGTCATGGCCCTCCTGTGGTGCCTGGTTCAGGCCGGTTGCAACGGTGCGTACGCGGCCCTGACGGCGGCCATCCCGGACCGAGTCCCGGTGCCTCAGCGCGGCACCGTCGGCGGGCTTGCAGCCATGGGCCAAACCGTGGGGATCCTGGCGGGCGCAGTGATCGCGTCCGTGGTTTCGGGGAACTTTGCCCTCGGATACATCGTGTGCGCTGCCGCTCTGCTGGCCGGCGTCGTGCTCTACCTTTTCAAGAACGACGACGTTCCTTTATCGGCGGAGACTCGGCCACCGTTCAAGCTCGGGACATTCGCCAAGGGGTTCTGGATCTCGCCGGTCAAATATCCGGATTTCGCCTGGGCCTGGCTGACACGCTTGCTGGTGAATGTCGGCAACCATATGGTCACGCTGTACTTGCTGTTCTTCCTCAAGGATGCCGTGCATCTTGAGGAGATGCAGGGGATCAAGCCTGAGCTCGGCGTGCTGATCCTGACGGGCCTCTATGCCCTCATGGTGATCGTCACAAGCGTGGTGGGCGGTGCCATCAGTGACCGCATGGGCAAACGGAAACCCCTCGTGATTATCTCCTCGATCGTCATTTCGCTAGCTGCGTTGATCCTTGGGCTCGACCCCACCTGGACAGGAGCAATTGCTGGCGCGGTGGTGCTCGGTATCGGGTTTGGTGCCTACCTGGCGGTCGACTTCGCCCTCATTACCCAAGTGCTGCCCACTGCGCTGGACCGGGGCCGGGACCTTGGTGTCATCAACGTGGCCAACTCCTTGCCACAGGTGATCGCGCCGCTCATTGCCTATCCCTTTGTTGCTTTCTGGGGTGGCTACATCTCGCTGTATGTGGCCGCAGCCGTCATCGGCCTGCTGGGCGCCGTATTCGTGGTGAAGATCAAGGGCGTCGCATAG
- a CDS encoding mannitol-1-phosphate 5-dehydrogenase gives MKAVHFGAGNIGRGFVGLLLHEAGYEVVFADVADALISQLASASSYEVHEVGENATVKTVSGFRALNSGSEEAAVVAEIATADLVTTAVGPHILKFVAPVIARGLAGRSPSLAPLQVMACENAINATDLLQSEVHAAWDGAAGDLSSVAVFANTAVDRIVPNQAPGQGLDVTVETFYEWVIDRTPFAGTPPVIPGATFVDELGPYIERKLFTVNTGHASAAYFGYGVGLEKISEAMADASVASRVRAVLEETKQLLVAKHGFVEAEQEAYVQKILSRFTNPYLPDTVNRVGRAPLRKLGRHERFIGPAAELAERGVTPVALLDAMSAALRFDDGADDEAVELTRMLSEMDAAEAVERITDLPPTHPLFPQVQKLIEDRKAEG, from the coding sequence GGGATTCGTCGGCTTGCTGCTGCACGAGGCTGGATATGAGGTGGTCTTCGCCGATGTCGCGGACGCCTTGATCAGCCAGCTCGCCTCCGCATCCTCCTACGAGGTCCACGAGGTTGGCGAAAATGCAACAGTCAAGACCGTGTCCGGTTTCCGGGCCCTGAATTCGGGCTCTGAGGAGGCTGCCGTCGTCGCGGAAATCGCGACGGCGGACCTCGTCACCACGGCGGTTGGGCCGCACATCCTCAAGTTCGTGGCGCCAGTGATCGCGCGCGGCCTGGCTGGCCGGTCGCCGTCGCTGGCTCCGCTTCAGGTCATGGCCTGCGAGAACGCGATCAACGCGACCGACTTGCTGCAATCCGAAGTGCACGCCGCTTGGGACGGGGCCGCGGGTGACCTTTCCTCCGTGGCGGTGTTTGCCAACACTGCCGTGGACAGGATCGTCCCCAACCAGGCGCCCGGCCAAGGCCTGGACGTCACCGTGGAGACTTTCTACGAGTGGGTCATCGACCGGACCCCGTTCGCGGGTACGCCCCCGGTGATTCCGGGAGCGACCTTCGTGGACGAGCTTGGTCCGTATATCGAGCGCAAGCTGTTCACCGTCAACACCGGCCACGCCTCGGCAGCGTACTTCGGCTACGGCGTCGGCTTGGAGAAGATCTCCGAAGCCATGGCCGATGCCTCCGTAGCTTCACGAGTACGGGCCGTGTTGGAGGAAACCAAGCAGCTTCTCGTGGCCAAGCACGGCTTCGTCGAGGCCGAGCAGGAAGCGTACGTTCAGAAGATCCTGTCCCGCTTCACCAACCCGTACCTGCCGGACACCGTGAACCGGGTAGGCCGTGCCCCGCTGCGCAAACTGGGCCGGCACGAACGGTTCATCGGCCCGGCCGCGGAGCTCGCCGAGCGCGGAGTCACCCCCGTTGCCTTGCTCGACGCGATGTCCGCCGCCCTTCGTTTCGACGACGGGGCAGACGACGAAGCCGTGGAGCTCACCCGGATGCTTTCCGAGATGGACGCCGCCGAGGCGGTTGAGCGCATTACCGATCTGCCGCCGACGCACCCGCTGTTCCCGCAGGTGCAGAAGCTGATCGAAGACCGCAAGGCCGAAGGCTAA
- a CDS encoding MarR family winged helix-turn-helix transcriptional regulator, producing the protein MSSISNQEAPTPRLRRRAVAELKAELRGVRLQLSVLNHQVGTQAELKDVDLDCLDLISNRGPLSPSTLAKHAGLHPATMTGILDRLERRGWIARDRDPSDRRAVVIRVLPDRNAEMFRLYAGMNSLMDTICADYDDAEIAVITDFLRRVQAAGRTASEELGS; encoded by the coding sequence ATGAGTTCAATATCAAATCAAGAAGCCCCAACCCCCCGCCTTCGGCGGCGTGCTGTTGCTGAGCTCAAGGCCGAGCTTCGCGGCGTACGCCTGCAACTATCGGTGCTCAATCACCAGGTCGGCACTCAAGCCGAGCTGAAGGACGTTGACCTTGATTGTCTTGACCTGATTTCGAACCGGGGGCCGCTCAGCCCGAGCACGCTGGCCAAACACGCCGGCCTGCACCCAGCCACCATGACCGGCATCCTCGACCGGCTCGAACGCAGAGGCTGGATTGCGCGGGACCGCGATCCCTCCGACCGGCGCGCCGTGGTAATCCGGGTTCTTCCCGATAGAAACGCCGAGATGTTCCGCCTCTACGCGGGAATGAACAGCCTCATGGACACCATCTGTGCAGACTACGACGACGCCGAAATCGCCGTCATTACCGACTTCCTGCGGCGCGTCCAGGCCGCCGGGCGAACGGCGTCGGAAGAACTCGGCAGCTAA
- a CDS encoding sugar porter family MFS transporter, whose product MPISSSDSHSGVPRKVIGLAVAGAVGGFLFGFDSSVVNGAVDAMKDEFMLSEAVTGFAVAVALLGCAAGAYLAGKVADRYGRIPAMKLGAALFLVSSIGTGLAFSIWDLVFWRLVGGLGIGLASVIAPAYISEISPRQVRGRLASLQQLAITTGIFAALLSDAVLATSAGSAHHALWLGIEAWRWMFIACAVPAAVYGLIAFRLPESPHFLVLNGKEDTARKIFDTLMPGDDTERHIREIRDSIQQDKLSTTKGSLRGKAFGLQPVVWIGIILSVLQQFVGINVIFYYSTTLWKAVGFHEQDSLAISVATSITNILVTLVAIALVDRIGRRPILLTGSLGMAVSLGAMAIAFSSATGTGSSVSLTGAWGPVALVAANVFVVSFGASWGPLVWVLLGEIFPSRIRARALGLAAAAQWIANFAITLSFPIMAAGSLPLTYGMYALFAAASFFFVMFKVPETNGMSLEQADTLFVPKGSKPAELAITPK is encoded by the coding sequence ATGCCCATTTCCAGCTCCGACAGCCATTCCGGCGTCCCACGCAAGGTAATTGGCCTTGCCGTTGCCGGTGCTGTGGGCGGGTTCCTCTTCGGCTTCGACTCCTCGGTGGTCAACGGCGCCGTGGATGCGATGAAGGACGAATTCATGCTGAGCGAGGCGGTCACGGGATTCGCGGTTGCGGTGGCCCTGCTCGGCTGTGCGGCGGGAGCTTACCTTGCGGGCAAGGTGGCCGACCGCTACGGCCGCATCCCCGCGATGAAACTTGGTGCCGCCCTCTTCCTGGTCAGCTCCATCGGGACGGGCTTGGCTTTCAGCATCTGGGACTTGGTTTTCTGGCGGCTAGTGGGTGGTCTAGGCATCGGCCTTGCTTCCGTGATTGCACCGGCCTATATCTCGGAAATCTCGCCGCGCCAGGTCCGCGGGCGGCTCGCGTCGCTGCAGCAACTGGCGATCACCACCGGCATTTTCGCGGCCCTGCTGTCCGACGCCGTCCTGGCGACGTCCGCGGGAAGCGCCCACCACGCTTTGTGGCTCGGTATTGAGGCCTGGCGCTGGATGTTCATCGCTTGCGCCGTACCAGCAGCGGTCTACGGTCTGATCGCCTTCCGACTGCCGGAATCCCCACACTTCCTGGTCCTCAACGGCAAGGAAGACACCGCACGCAAGATCTTCGACACCCTGATGCCCGGCGACGATACCGAACGCCACATCCGCGAAATCCGCGACTCCATCCAGCAGGACAAGCTCTCCACCACAAAGGGTTCGCTGCGTGGCAAGGCGTTTGGCCTGCAACCCGTGGTGTGGATCGGCATCATCCTGTCGGTGCTGCAGCAATTCGTCGGCATCAACGTGATCTTCTACTACTCCACCACCCTGTGGAAGGCAGTCGGCTTCCACGAGCAAGATTCCCTGGCCATCTCCGTGGCAACGTCCATCACCAACATCTTGGTCACCCTCGTGGCAATCGCGCTCGTGGACCGCATCGGCCGACGTCCCATCCTGCTGACGGGATCCCTCGGCATGGCCGTGTCCCTGGGCGCCATGGCGATCGCCTTTTCTTCCGCCACTGGGACGGGTTCGTCCGTGTCCTTGACCGGCGCCTGGGGTCCCGTAGCCTTGGTAGCCGCCAACGTGTTCGTTGTCAGCTTCGGAGCCTCGTGGGGCCCGTTGGTGTGGGTGCTCCTGGGAGAGATCTTCCCCTCACGCATCCGAGCCCGCGCGCTCGGCCTGGCCGCCGCGGCCCAGTGGATCGCCAACTTCGCCATCACCTTGAGCTTCCCCATCATGGCGGCCGGTTCGTTGCCGCTGACTTACGGCATGTACGCACTGTTCGCGGCGGCGTCGTTCTTCTTCGTCATGTTCAAGGTGCCCGAGACAAACGGCATGTCCCTCGAGCAGGCTGACACCCTGTTCGTCCCGAAGGGCTCCAAGCCCGCGGAACTTGCGATCACACCCAAGTAG
- a CDS encoding MarR family winged helix-turn-helix transcriptional regulator: protein MNTNPADDALLALAQSFREALRQSVYVMRRLDSEEQLSSAQLGVLKMALDGGARVGEIARNLGVKVPSATEQIIKLERAGLVKREADPDDSRAVRVAATPAGRAAVENADRRRNEFIARILGTLSQDERDSVAAALPVFDKINNSVQN, encoded by the coding sequence ATGAACACCAATCCAGCTGACGACGCGCTCCTCGCCCTCGCCCAATCATTCCGGGAAGCCCTGCGGCAGAGTGTCTACGTGATGCGCCGCCTCGATTCCGAGGAGCAACTTAGTTCGGCTCAGCTTGGCGTCCTCAAGATGGCGCTCGACGGCGGTGCTCGCGTCGGAGAAATCGCCCGGAACCTTGGGGTCAAGGTCCCTAGCGCCACGGAGCAGATCATCAAGCTTGAGCGCGCCGGCCTGGTCAAGCGCGAAGCAGACCCGGACGATTCCCGCGCCGTCCGCGTCGCCGCGACGCCGGCGGGGCGTGCCGCCGTCGAGAATGCAGACCGCCGGCGCAACGAATTCATCGCCCGGATCCTCGGGACCCTGAGCCAAGATGAGCGCGATTCCGTCGCGGCCGCCCTTCCGGTGTTCGACAAGATCAACAACTCAGTCCAGAACTAA
- a CDS encoding NAD(P)-dependent oxidoreductase: MKIAVFGANGPTGRILTAQALDAGHVVTAVTRRPHDFPLSAPGLRVVGADVYNFDDLSAVVEGNDAVLSTLGVPYSRQPITVYSVGTGNIIRAMGKHGVRRLVCVSSSATDTTAGPHGGFLFDKVLQPLVTKLLGKTLYEDMRRMETAVAASGLDWTIMRPSGLFETESITDYKMAVGYINGIFTSRTDLADSMLQQLTSDEFVRKTVAVATFAQKPSLVQLLFREASSKKAAPDSVPAGKLS; the protein is encoded by the coding sequence ATGAAGATTGCAGTATTCGGGGCAAACGGCCCCACCGGAAGGATTCTCACCGCACAGGCGCTCGACGCCGGCCATGTCGTCACCGCTGTTACGCGCCGGCCGCACGATTTCCCGCTTTCCGCCCCCGGCTTACGCGTGGTCGGCGCCGATGTGTACAACTTCGACGACCTGAGCGCCGTCGTCGAAGGAAATGATGCTGTTCTCTCAACCCTTGGTGTTCCATACAGCCGCCAGCCGATCACGGTCTATTCAGTGGGCACTGGCAACATCATCCGGGCAATGGGCAAGCACGGCGTCCGTCGATTGGTCTGCGTCAGCTCCAGCGCCACCGACACCACGGCCGGTCCGCATGGCGGGTTCCTTTTCGACAAAGTGCTGCAGCCCCTCGTTACCAAGCTGCTGGGGAAGACTCTGTACGAGGACATGCGGCGGATGGAAACGGCCGTCGCCGCCAGTGGTTTGGACTGGACAATAATGCGGCCCTCCGGCCTTTTCGAGACCGAATCCATCACGGACTACAAGATGGCCGTCGGCTATATCAATGGCATTTTCACGTCACGGACCGACCTTGCGGACTCTATGCTGCAGCAGCTCACCTCGGATGAATTCGTGCGCAAAACCGTGGCTGTTGCCACTTTCGCGCAAAAGCCGAGCCTCGTCCAGCTGCTTTTCCGTGAGGCCAGCAGCAAGAAGGCCGCACCGGATAGCGTGCCCGCGGGGAAGCTGTCCTGA
- a CDS encoding MFS transporter — translation MKGQLADQLPPAEETLEAEKASFLKQPKAVWATAIAAVFAFMGIGLVDPILPAIAKNLQASPSQVSLLFTSYFLVTAVAMLVTGFVSSRIGGKKTLMIGLALIVVFASLSGLSGSVGELVGFRAGWGLGNALFVATALAVIVGVASGGTGTAIILYEAALGLGISLGPLLGALLGGWQWRAPFFGTAVLMAVSFIALMVLLPKTPAPAAKARLRDPLLALGHKGLRTTAASALFYNYGFFTILAFTPFILGMDAYGIGAVFFGWGVAVAVFSVFVAPVLQRRFGTTNVLVGTLGTLLLDLAGLGLAAGHSVTAVVVLVIVAGALLGINNTLYTELAMEVSDSPRPVASAGYNFVRWMGGALAPFAAAQLGEQFGPQVPFFAAAVALAFAILVAVGGRRFLKSHEPHLV, via the coding sequence ATGAAAGGCCAGCTCGCAGACCAACTGCCGCCAGCGGAAGAAACCCTCGAGGCCGAGAAAGCCTCGTTCCTCAAGCAGCCCAAGGCTGTGTGGGCCACGGCGATTGCCGCCGTCTTCGCTTTCATGGGTATCGGCCTGGTTGACCCGATCCTGCCGGCCATCGCCAAGAACCTCCAGGCCAGCCCCAGCCAGGTGTCCTTGCTCTTCACGAGTTACTTCCTGGTGACAGCCGTCGCGATGCTCGTGACGGGGTTCGTCTCTTCGCGGATCGGCGGCAAGAAGACCCTCATGATCGGCCTGGCCCTGATTGTCGTGTTCGCCTCACTGTCCGGTCTTTCCGGCAGCGTGGGTGAGCTCGTCGGATTCCGCGCCGGCTGGGGACTTGGCAACGCCCTCTTCGTGGCCACCGCGCTCGCCGTGATTGTCGGCGTCGCGAGCGGCGGAACCGGAACCGCCATCATTCTGTACGAGGCCGCCCTCGGCCTGGGCATTTCCCTCGGCCCTCTGCTCGGCGCGCTCCTGGGTGGATGGCAGTGGCGCGCACCGTTCTTCGGCACCGCGGTCCTCATGGCGGTTTCCTTCATCGCCCTGATGGTCCTTCTGCCCAAGACTCCGGCCCCCGCCGCGAAGGCGCGCCTCCGTGACCCGCTCCTTGCCTTGGGCCACAAGGGCCTTCGCACCACCGCAGCCAGCGCCCTGTTCTACAACTACGGATTCTTCACCATCCTGGCCTTCACCCCGTTCATCCTGGGCATGGATGCCTACGGTATCGGCGCAGTGTTCTTCGGCTGGGGCGTGGCAGTGGCTGTCTTCTCAGTCTTCGTGGCACCCGTGCTGCAGCGGCGCTTCGGCACCACCAACGTCCTGGTCGGCACCCTCGGAACTCTCCTGCTGGACCTCGCCGGTCTGGGACTGGCCGCGGGGCACTCGGTGACCGCCGTCGTCGTACTGGTTATTGTGGCCGGGGCCCTGCTGGGCATCAACAACACGCTCTACACCGAACTCGCCATGGAAGTCTCCGATTCGCCGCGCCCCGTGGCCTCGGCCGGTTACAACTTTGTGCGCTGGATGGGCGGGGCGCTGGCTCCGTTTGCCGCAGCCCAGCTAGGTGAGCAATTCGGCCCGCAGGTTCCCTTCTTTGCCGCGGCGGTTGCCCTGGCGTTCGCGATCCTGGTGGCCGTGGGCGGCCGCCGGTTCCTGAAGTCGCACGAGCCGCACCTCGTGTAA
- the rraA gene encoding ribonuclease E activity regulator RraA, with the protein MNMPANPINTADLYDERAEDVESISLQFQDLGGVSHFNGPARTIKCFEDNALVKTVLATPGDGAVLVVDGYGSLRTALMGDMIAESAVANGWAGVVINGAIRDRVAIAKLPLGVKALGSNPKKSSKVGRGEVDIALVIDGVHIEPGNLIYCDPDGILVER; encoded by the coding sequence ATGAACATGCCAGCGAACCCCATCAACACCGCCGATCTGTACGACGAGCGCGCGGAAGATGTTGAGTCAATATCACTGCAGTTCCAGGACCTCGGCGGCGTCTCCCATTTCAACGGCCCCGCGCGCACCATCAAGTGCTTCGAGGACAATGCCCTGGTAAAGACCGTTCTGGCAACCCCGGGCGACGGCGCGGTGCTGGTGGTGGACGGCTACGGCTCGCTGCGCACAGCCCTGATGGGGGACATGATCGCGGAGAGCGCGGTCGCGAACGGCTGGGCCGGCGTCGTGATCAATGGGGCCATTCGCGATCGCGTGGCGATCGCGAAGCTGCCTCTAGGCGTCAAAGCCCTCGGAAGCAATCCCAAGAAGAGCTCTAAAGTGGGCCGTGGAGAAGTGGACATCGCCTTGGTGATCGATGGAGTGCACATCGAACCCGGCAACCTGATCTACTGCGATCCTGACGGGATTCTCGTGGAGCGGTGA